One Halomonas sp. THAF5a genomic region harbors:
- a CDS encoding HAD-IA family hydrolase produces MRYRLAIFDWDGTLMDSIARIVASMQAASRDAGWGELEAGAVRNIIGLGLPEAIATLCPGIDPERAERLRARYAYYFVEGDATPMRFYPGVEAGLARLRGRDGQRLAVATGKSRRGLDRIFRESASGHWFHASRTADETLSKPHPRMLEELLAELGVDVGEAVMVGDTEYDLEMARALGMDRVAVTWGVHAPERLAASRPVLTAESVPELFDWLHG; encoded by the coding sequence ATGCGTTATCGACTGGCCATCTTCGACTGGGATGGCACCCTGATGGACTCCATCGCCCGCATCGTCGCCTCCATGCAGGCCGCCTCCCGGGACGCCGGCTGGGGCGAGCTCGAGGCGGGCGCCGTGCGCAACATCATCGGCCTGGGACTGCCCGAGGCGATCGCCACGCTCTGTCCCGGCATCGATCCCGAGCGGGCCGAGCGGCTCCGGGCCCGCTACGCCTACTACTTCGTCGAGGGCGACGCCACGCCGATGCGCTTCTACCCGGGCGTCGAGGCGGGACTCGCCCGGCTGCGCGGCCGGGACGGACAGCGGCTGGCGGTGGCCACCGGCAAGAGTCGCCGCGGACTCGACCGCATCTTTCGCGAGAGCGCCAGTGGCCACTGGTTCCACGCCAGTCGTACCGCCGACGAGACCCTCTCCAAGCCGCACCCGCGCATGCTCGAGGAACTCCTCGCCGAGCTCGGCGTCGATGTCGGCGAGGCGGTGATGGTCGGCGACACGGAGTACGACCTGGAGATGGCCCGGGCGCTGGGCATGGACCGTGTCGCGGTGACCTGGGGGGTGCATGCCCCGGAGCGACTGGCCGCCAGCCGTCCGGTGCTCACCGCCGAGAGCGTGCCCGAGCTCTTCGACTGGCTGCACGGCTAG
- the sppA gene encoding signal peptide peptidase SppA gives MSDDDKRDDRWTTGPELTPEQARQARERADGAATGEAGPAGNEDAETLRERQRLAQLAMMDRWIDGVLVEQRRARRWKLFFRFFFALLILASLSTTLYGLFVAPGASAPAERHLGVVEVKGVIDSESPASAQRVIEGLERAWKADQAEAVVLHLNSPGGSPVQSQRIFDAVMRLREQGDKPIIAVVEDIGASGAYYVAAAADEIMAAPASLVGSIGVIHAGFGFEEAIERLGVERRVFAAGENKAFLDPFSDVSRAQRQFWQEVLATTHQQFIDDVRAGRGGRLADDERLFSGLIWTGEQARELGLVDELGSLDTLARRFDGARLKDYTPRLDPLERISRRFGRVAAEWLGLPQSAAPVRYQLH, from the coding sequence ATGAGTGATGACGACAAGCGAGACGATCGCTGGACGACGGGCCCGGAGCTGACGCCCGAGCAGGCGCGCCAGGCGCGTGAGCGGGCGGACGGTGCCGCGACGGGCGAGGCCGGGCCGGCCGGCAACGAGGATGCCGAGACCCTGCGCGAGCGCCAGCGCCTGGCGCAGCTGGCGATGATGGACCGCTGGATCGATGGGGTGCTCGTCGAGCAGCGCCGCGCTCGGCGCTGGAAGCTCTTCTTTCGCTTCTTCTTTGCGCTGCTGATCCTCGCCTCGCTCTCGACGACCCTCTATGGGCTCTTCGTGGCGCCGGGGGCCTCGGCCCCCGCCGAGCGTCACCTCGGCGTCGTCGAGGTCAAGGGGGTGATCGACAGCGAGTCACCGGCCAGCGCCCAGCGCGTCATCGAGGGGCTTGAGCGGGCCTGGAAGGCCGACCAGGCCGAGGCGGTGGTGCTCCACCTCAACAGCCCCGGCGGCAGTCCGGTGCAGTCCCAGCGCATCTTCGATGCGGTGATGCGGCTGCGCGAGCAGGGCGACAAGCCGATCATCGCGGTGGTCGAGGATATCGGCGCCAGCGGCGCCTACTACGTGGCGGCCGCGGCGGACGAGATCATGGCCGCCCCGGCCAGCCTGGTGGGGTCGATCGGGGTGATCCACGCCGGCTTCGGCTTCGAGGAGGCGATCGAGCGCCTCGGGGTGGAGCGGCGCGTCTTCGCCGCCGGGGAGAACAAGGCCTTCCTCGATCCCTTCTCCGACGTCTCCCGCGCCCAGCGCCAGTTCTGGCAGGAGGTCCTGGCCACCACTCACCAGCAGTTCATCGACGACGTCCGTGCGGGGCGCGGCGGGCGCCTGGCCGACGACGAGCGGCTCTTCAGCGGTCTGATCTGGACGGGCGAGCAGGCAAGGGAGCTCGGCCTGGTGGACGAGCTCGGCAGCCTGGACACCCTGGCGCGTCGCTTCGATGGGGCGCGGCTCAAGGACTACACGCCGCGCCTCGATCCCCTGGAGCGGATCTCCCGCCGGTTCGGGCGGGTCGCCGCCGAGTGGCTGGGGCTGCCCCAGTCCGCGGCGCCGGTGCGCTATCAGCTTCACTAG